The nucleotide sequence attaaattaaaacgtGGTATTAGTAATAAAAAATAGTATATAACATTGATTTAGACTAAATTGGTACATCCCGCATATGCTGGCTTAACAGTATTACAGTTGTAGATATCAGCATCGAAATAAGGTTTCTGCGCGGTGCAATTGTAGAGCAATCCCGTCCAGTTGCCACTCCTCTGAACACAGTAGATATAGCTGGAATAATCAGAAGCAATTAGTATTTGAAGCTATAAAGATGAGGATGAATTTGGTATTCACCTGGTACAAACTGTATCATTGGTTATGGGATAGCGTCCCGTTGAGCTGATTCCTTGGCAATAGACGATTTCGTTGAAGACTGGAGTGGTTCCAGTGCTTTCGGTAGTAACTGTGCTCTCCGTAGTGGTATCCGATGAGGTTTCCGAGGAAGTTACGGAAGAAGACCCAGTGGAGTTATCACTAGCAGTAGTAGAAGACTCAGTGGTTACCGCGGAAGTAGAACTTGCAGTAGTTCCAGTTGAAGCAGTGGTGCTCACAACATCATCGGTTTCCAAAACCCGATCGCAGATATCTGATTCAGTCGAATTGCATCGGGAAATACAAGGACTTCCGCTGGCGGCACCTGCCACACTGCAGACATAATCGCTGGCACATGAGAGATCGTTTCCGGAGACTACTCCATTATTGCAAACAGCAAATGTAGTCAGAGAAGTACAGGCAAAGTTGGCGGTTGCGGTGCAAACATCGCAGCTCGAGACATCCCCACAGGCACGTTGAGTATCCGTTCCATTAGCCAGGCAAATAATATCATACACCGTGCAAATGGGTCTATCATCAGGACAAGTATAGTTAACGGTCTGATCCCGGACACCTGATGAGCACTATCCATTAGTTTTCAGATCTTCAAAGTTGAAATATGACATCTTACCATCGTAGCATATCTGGAAGACCGATTCTCCGATGCAACTGTGCGAATCCGTGCACGTTCCACATGAGGCATTTACAATAGTTGGACTCAAAAGAGCCACCAGCACTACGATCAGCATGAACACTTTCATTTTAGGTCTACGATTAATTCCCAAAAGGAACTACCTCCCAGCTTTATAAACCCCGGGATGGGGTCATATCTTTACGATGGTCTCGGGGCCATAACATTTATCTTTCAATGCCGAGCGTGGCCATAAAGCTACTCTTCCTAGTAAGGTAATCTTCGAGTAGCACGGGAGTCACTCTTTACAAATAGtatcatatatttttagccTTTTAGCATTCCTAATCCTGAGTGTAAATAGCTAAAGCTATCTGCTGTCTGTTCTTATAAAAGGCAAGTACTGGCTGGTTGTTTTAGTTAGTCAGTTAGCCACAGTCAAAAACAGCATAATGCAACAATCCCAGATCCTGAGAAATCTGGTAAGCCATGTGGAATTCGTTTGGAGACAAATCTTAATAGCCATTTTCCATTCTTAGTTCCTCTTTGCGGCCCTAAGCTCCATGGCAGTTGTGGTCCTAGGAGTGTGCGATAGCTGCCAGACGAACAATGTGGCCTGCCTGAATGAAACGCACTACAGGTTCTGTGGCGACAATGTGGCTCCCAACCAGGTGGCACAGTGTCCCACTGGACAGGTGTGCACCAACCTGAGCATCATCTGCATGGACGAGGGTTTGTACGATGCCTCCTGCTCGGACACCGCTGCGGATGGATCCTGCCCCAGCTGCGATGGCACCACCATGTTCGTCTGCACCAGCCGCACCACCTTCCAGCAGTGCAATGGCACCAGTCTGCTGAGCCAGGTCACCTACTGCAAGGACAACAAGATCTGCTCGATCAACTCTGGCAAATACTGCGTGGACCTCTGCGAGGCGGGAGATTCTATTGAATGCGACAGGACAACTCCTCTAGCATAATAGGCTTTCACTTGTtcttaaaaaatgtatcttctaaataaatactgatttttataatttaaaatgtaacaaAAAAGTGGTTTTTTAGTTAGTTCCAactaataaaatatgttttccTTCAAAAAATAACTGAGCATTTGTAGAAGTCAAAGAGTTGGGATAACGTATTATTTTTCTTATCTTTAAATTCTTATCTGCAGCATTTaagtacatatgtacatattttACTAAGTAGTTTGGCTCACgctaatattttattttatagaaatcttttaaaatttaatttaatttagttaaattttttgagTCATTTAGAGCTATGGTGTGGCAAACTGAAGGATCAGAAAGCAGCCGTAATACAAATGTAAATAttcacattttaaatatttcacgaaaattataaacttttttattggcctttaaagttatgttaTGCATAAgtcttatttattatttgtaaaTAACTTAATAAAAATCCAAAATAATTCTCAAGAATTCCTACCATAAACCACTTTTACCACCCCTCAGCTAAAAGCTTATCATTGTTTTGGCCATCTCGGGTTGTCAGGGACAAAAGCATCGCAAATTCTGTTGCGAAGGTCAGTTCCTTAGCCACAAAACAGAAAAACAAGCTGTGAGGTAAGTCAGTAAAAATAcgttcatttatttaaaatattatctaATTGAATTAAGCAATTTAATTGACATTGACCCAGTTGCGTTGGGGTTCCGCAATGCGTAATCAAATTAAACATATGAAGCAATGACGTCAAAGTGGTGTAAAATTGTTATATACAATAACATTTGCTTATAATAGCTTTGAAGCCGTAAACAAATTGTTCTGCACTTTCATGCTCCGATTTTTGGACTGCTGTGGAGTTGCTCCACATTTAATTGGGCGCCCAAAGGTGTGGAAAACAAATTCGCAACAGGAAACAAACAGTGAAAAGCGAGAGCACAGAGATGGGACCACCTCCCATGGAAGCCATCCAAAACCATCCAAAGCCATCCAAACCATCGAAAAGCCCCCGGCATTTCGGTGATTGTGGCGCATCTAATTGTTGTGACTGTTGCGTTTTGTTATTGTAATTAATATTCAGCTAAACTCAGCTGGGTTTGACTAAAACTAAAAAGCGAAAAGCGTTGAACAAATTGCGGTCATTAAACTTTTTGTCGCGCcgaaagaaataaattgttgccCCCGCCATCGCTGGCTTTCATAACAAAGTCACAAATCAACGCGAGCGGATCTGCCGACAACCGATCTGCGATTTTCCAGTGGATTATTATTAACCATGTTGCACCTGCAACTCACTGTGGTCGCCTGCCTTTTGGTCCTGGCCACCTGTAAGGTGCACAAACAAACGCCCTCGAACAGTTGGCGGGACATGCTCTTCGGCAGCAAGTGGCTAACTCCCACTCCCCGTTGGCGGGAGTCCAAATGTGGGTTCCGCAGAACTTTAAGCAGTGtcaccaacaaaaaaaaattaaattaaatttcgtGTAATTCCTTACCAGTTTTGCCCATCTTTGCCCTGGTTCCCATCGGTCCTGGCAGCTGTTCAGCGCCCTCGGGCGAACAGGGAAATTGCATTCCCAGCAAGGACTGTGTGCTGAGGAATGGCATTCCAGCTGGTCCCTGTGGCGGTGGCTATGGCGTCTGCTGCATCTGTGAGTTCTCACCTGAGTGTGGGCAGCAGGGGGAAATGTTTTACCTAATCCACTCGTTCAGTTCTTCAGACCTGCGGCGGTGTGATACGCGAGAACTCCACCTACTTTGTGAATCCCAATCATCCGGATGTCTACGATGGCACCGGAAGCTGTCAGGTAACTGTCCAAAAACTCCATCCGGATATTTGCCAGCTGCGTCTGGACTTGGATATGTTTTCGATAGCACCTCCAGAGGCAGCCAATCACCTGTGCAACCAGGATCAGCTGCTGATATCCGGCGGCAGTCCCACGCCCACCATTTGTGGCAGTTCGACGGGAGATCACAGTGAGTTTACCAAGATATATTAATAAGGTTATGCAAATGAGATATTTCTATAACTATTAAGAGAAAGTAGTTGTGATAAATAAATCAGCTGATGTGAAccgatttttaaaattctttataatttatatttcccTTTAAAGTACGATTTCAATAGAATTCGaattttctttataaatttcttattaaaatattaaatttatcaGTTTTGCAGTTATCAAGAAATAATTTCCCGTTTATTTGTGgcttaatattattatataagcCCCATAGTCAtagcaattaaaaacaaagtcatttaaattttataccTATAGCTCTTAATGACTTCCATATGTAATTTTTACGTagacattttaattaatcgaagtttatttaaatgaaGTAAAGAAAGTTTTTAAAGCTACAAGACCTTGTAAAATTCGTGCACATGCTTTAATTCACAgccaaaaatatttacttatGTTTAATACAAACTAGCACCCCCAAAACAAGTGTACAACTACTAAACCCAATGACCACACACTTTACGATTATCAGGGTAAACAAATGCGTAGCGTCTGGCTTCTCAATGCCAACCTTCTGTTTTCGCAGTGTACATTGACGCGGGTCTTGGCCAGAGCAACCCGATTGTTTTATCGGTCATCACCAGCGCCAGTTTCCCACGTCTGTGGCGCATCCGCGTCACCCAGATCCACTGCGGCAGCATCAGTCGCGCGGATCAGGGCTGCCTGCAGTACTACACGGCTATCAGTGGGCGCGTGCGCAGCTTCAACTACAACACGATTGGTGGAAGGCAGCTGTCCAACCAGGACTACAGCATCTGCATCCGGAACGAGCGCAACTTCTGCGGAATTCAGTACAACGCCTGTCCGGATCTGGAGAACAACCGATCAAGGGCGTTTACCCTCTCGGGAAATTCTAACAATCCGGTGCCCACTATGGTGGGTGGTGGCGGTTCAATGCCGCCCAATCCCAACGGTTGTGTCAGCGATTGGCTGCTGATTGGGTGTATAAGGTCGGCGGACAGAATTCCTCCGCTGCCAGGATGCGAGGATCGCGTTTGTGGGGGGACCTTCAGCGCAGAAGCTGGCATGCTGGCCAAAACAGTGCAGTGTAAGTATCAAGCTAAGTTCATTTAACTCTAAATTGCTATAGATAAGTTAAAACTCGTTTCCTTGAAAGACTGCTAAATTTCCCGTTTAATCATTATAATATCCCCCAA is from Drosophila suzukii chromosome 3, CBGP_Dsuzu_IsoJpt1.0, whole genome shotgun sequence and encodes:
- the LOC108012562 gene encoding uncharacterized protein, with amino-acid sequence MKVFMLIVVLVALLSPTIVNASCGTCTDSHSCIGESVFQICYDGVRDQTVNYTCPDDRPICTVYDIICLANGTDTQRACGDVSSCDVCTATANFACTSLTTFAVCNNGVVSGNDLSCASDYVCSVAGAASGSPCISRCNSTESDICDRVLETDDVVSTTASTGTTASSTSAVTTESSTTASDNSTGSSSVTSSETSSDTTTESTVTTESTGTTPVFNEIVYCQGISSTGRYPITNDTVCTSYIYCVQRSGNWTGLLYNCTAQKPYFDADIYNCNTVKPAYAGCTNLV
- the LOC108012711 gene encoding uncharacterized protein, yielding MQQSQILRNLFLFAALSSMAVVVLGVCDSCQTNNVACLNETHYRFCGDNVAPNQVAQCPTGQVCTNLSIICMDEGLYDASCSDTAADGSCPSCDGTTMFVCTSRTTFQQCNGTSLLSQVTYCKDNKICSINSGKYCVDLCEAGDSIECDRTTPLA
- the LOC108012808 gene encoding uncharacterized protein codes for the protein MLHLQLTVVACLLVLATCKVHKQTPSNSWRDMLFGSKWLTPTPRWRESKFLPIFALVPIGPGSCSAPSGEQGNCIPSKDCVLRNGIPAGPCGGGYGVCCIFLQTCGGVIRENSTYFVNPNHPDVYDGTGSCQVTVQKLHPDICQLRLDLDMFSIAPPEAANHLCNQDQLLISGGSPTPTICGSSTGDHMYIDAGLGQSNPIVLSVITSASFPRLWRIRVTQIHCGSISRADQGCLQYYTAISGRVRSFNYNTIGGRQLSNQDYSICIRNERNFCGIQYNACPDLENNRSRAFTLSGNSNNPVPTMVGGGGSMPPNPNGCVSDWLLIGCIRSADRIPPLPGCEDRVCGGTFSAEAGMLAKTVQSSVRPFRLYFHTDGVEAPNDIDNRGFCLDYVQQPCTNGF